The following are encoded together in the Clostridium sp. 'White wine YQ' genome:
- a CDS encoding MFS transporter → MRVKKLIEGNFHALMHKNFRYFWMGQCASLIGTWMQNIGQSWLVLSLTNSPFLLGVLTTVQFIPVTIFSLFAGVIVDRFPKKKLLLFTQAASMILAFILSALVFSDTVKYEYILIVAFLLGCINCIDMPTRQAFTVEIAGKEDLMNAIALNSSIFNLARILGPSIGAVVMAYFGAAWCFFFNGVSYLAVLYGLYNIDVDGKNNKQRVKSNIINEIKDGLFYVKNDMMLLETLLMVCIIGIFAFNYNVLVPSFTKLVLDGNEKTYGLLMSFLGAGSLIGALNVSIRSKRGPKMKVAFISSIVISTMLILNGLNKSLMFTSLLLIVTGFFNIAFSTTSNSLLQLNSKDEYRGRVMSIYSLVFAGATPIGSLLTGWICDNIGASAGFLVSGGAVLILVIIIRIIFKTKKVDTTS, encoded by the coding sequence TTGAGGGTAAAGAAACTTATAGAAGGAAATTTTCATGCATTAATGCATAAAAATTTTAGATACTTTTGGATGGGGCAATGTGCTTCATTAATTGGAACATGGATGCAAAATATAGGTCAAAGTTGGCTTGTTTTATCCCTAACTAACTCTCCATTTTTATTAGGGGTTCTTACAACAGTTCAGTTCATTCCTGTAACAATATTTTCTTTGTTTGCAGGAGTTATAGTGGATAGGTTTCCCAAGAAAAAATTATTGCTTTTTACTCAAGCCGCATCAATGATATTAGCATTTATACTATCTGCACTGGTGTTTAGTGACACTGTTAAATATGAATATATATTAATAGTTGCATTCTTACTTGGATGTATAAATTGTATTGATATGCCAACAAGGCAGGCATTCACTGTAGAGATTGCAGGGAAAGAAGATTTGATGAATGCTATTGCATTAAACTCATCTATCTTTAATCTAGCAAGAATATTAGGACCAAGCATAGGAGCAGTGGTTATGGCTTACTTTGGAGCAGCGTGGTGTTTCTTCTTCAATGGAGTAAGCTATCTAGCAGTGTTGTATGGACTTTACAATATTGATGTAGATGGAAAAAATAATAAACAAAGAGTTAAAAGCAATATAATAAACGAAATAAAGGATGGATTATTCTATGTGAAGAATGACATGATGCTTTTAGAGACCCTACTGATGGTATGTATAATAGGTATATTCGCATTTAATTACAATGTTCTTGTTCCTTCTTTTACAAAACTAGTTTTAGATGGTAATGAAAAGACCTATGGGTTATTAATGTCATTTTTAGGAGCAGGTTCTTTAATAGGAGCGTTAAATGTTTCTATAAGGAGTAAGAGAGGCCCAAAAATGAAGGTAGCATTTATAAGTTCTATCGTCATATCAACTATGCTTATATTAAATGGGTTGAATAAGAGTCTAATGTTTACAAGCTTATTATTAATTGTAACTGGATTTTTTAATATAGCATTTTCTACAACTTCAAACTCTTTATTACAACTTAATTCTAAGGATGAATATAGGGGAAGAGTAATGAGTATATACTCTCTAGTTTTTGCAGGAGCAACACCAATAGGGAGTCTTCTTACTGGATGGATATGCGATAATATAGGTGCTTCAGCTGGTTTTTTAGTGAGTGGAGGAGCTGTATTAATATTAGTAATAATAATTAGAATAATATTTAAAACAAAAAAAGTTGATACTACCTCATAA
- a CDS encoding aromatic acid exporter family protein, with amino-acid sequence MKKFIGLRTLKTAIGATIAIVISEVLGLRYAVSAGVITVLSVQNTKKHSITLAFQRLGSTLLALIISAILFSIVGYNPVAFGLFLLIFIPVAVRFKMQDGIVVSSVLVTHLLVENSISLFWIKNELLLMAIGAGIAILLNTYMPRVEDKIKSDQEEIEGFMKKILLSMAESLRNQSVSISEEELFSKLEDKLKEATERAYINLNNNILYEAKYYVKYMQMRTVQLQVLKYMRGHFTKFYIAYDQTELVASFTERVAFALHEYNTAEELLLDLKEVFEICSKQELPKSREEFENRAMLFQYLNDFEYMLEIKRDFKRDL; translated from the coding sequence ATGAAAAAGTTTATTGGACTAAGAACACTAAAAACAGCAATAGGTGCCACAATAGCTATAGTAATTTCAGAAGTCTTAGGACTAAGATATGCAGTGTCTGCTGGGGTAATAACAGTACTAAGTGTTCAAAATACTAAAAAACATTCAATAACTTTAGCCTTTCAAAGGTTAGGATCTACCTTATTGGCGCTAATAATTTCAGCGATATTATTTTCTATAGTTGGATACAATCCCGTAGCTTTCGGACTATTTTTACTTATTTTTATTCCTGTTGCAGTTAGGTTTAAAATGCAGGATGGGATTGTGGTTAGTTCGGTATTAGTAACACATTTGCTAGTAGAAAATTCAATATCATTATTTTGGATAAAGAATGAGCTGCTTTTAATGGCAATAGGAGCGGGAATAGCAATTTTATTAAATACATATATGCCTAGAGTAGAAGATAAAATTAAATCAGATCAAGAAGAGATTGAAGGGTTTATGAAAAAGATACTATTAAGTATGGCAGAGAGTTTAAGAAATCAATCTGTAAGTATTAGCGAGGAAGAACTATTCAGTAAGTTAGAAGATAAGCTTAAAGAAGCTACAGAAAGAGCATATATAAATTTAAACAACAATATTTTATATGAAGCCAAATATTACGTTAAGTATATGCAAATGAGAACAGTGCAATTACAGGTGTTAAAATATATGAGAGGACATTTTACGAAGTTTTATATTGCCTACGATCAAACTGAATTGGTAGCATCATTTACGGAAAGAGTTGCTTTTGCCTTGCACGAGTATAATACTGCAGAAGAATTGCTACTTGATTTAAAAGAAGTCTTTGAGATATGTAGTAAGCAGGAATTACCTAAAAGTAGAGAAGAATTTGAAAACAGAGCTATGCTTTTTCAGTATTTAAATGATTTTGAATATATGTTAGAAATAAAAAGGGATTTTAAACGCGACTTATAG
- the pgmB gene encoding beta-phosphoglucomutase, with protein sequence MNKIKGCIFDLDGVIVDTAKYHYLAWSSLAKELGIAFNEKDNERLKGVSRMESLNIILSLGNKKMTLEEKELLADKKNKKYVECIDKLKEEEILPGVKEFLQELRNEGIKISLGSASKNSRFILDKLALKDYFDCIIDGNKISKAKPDPEVFLAAVREMELSAEECVVFEDALAGVRAAHNGGMKVIGVGSEENLSEADIVIKGFEGISTDILSKL encoded by the coding sequence ATGAATAAGATAAAAGGTTGCATTTTTGATTTGGATGGAGTGATTGTCGACACAGCGAAATATCACTATTTAGCATGGAGCTCCTTAGCTAAAGAGTTAGGAATTGCATTCAATGAAAAGGATAATGAGCGATTAAAGGGCGTCTCAAGAATGGAGTCACTTAATATAATACTATCATTAGGAAATAAAAAAATGACACTAGAAGAAAAAGAGTTACTAGCAGATAAGAAAAATAAGAAGTATGTTGAGTGTATAGACAAATTAAAGGAAGAAGAAATACTTCCAGGGGTTAAAGAATTTCTTCAGGAATTAAGAAATGAAGGGATAAAAATTTCATTAGGTTCAGCCTCAAAGAATTCAAGATTTATATTGGACAAACTTGCATTGAAGGATTACTTTGATTGTATAATAGATGGCAATAAAATAAGTAAGGCCAAACCAGATCCGGAAGTATTTTTAGCAGCTGTTAGAGAGATGGAATTAAGTGCAGAAGAGTGCGTAGTATTTGAGGATGCATTAGCAGGTGTTAGAGCAGCACATAATGGAGGAATGAAGGTTATAGGGGTAGGAAGTGAAGAGAATCTTTCTGAAGCAGATATAGTTATAAAAGGCTTTGAAGGAATATCAACTGATATACTAAGTAAACTGTAG